Proteins co-encoded in one Aspergillus luchuensis IFO 4308 DNA, chromosome 6, nearly complete sequence genomic window:
- a CDS encoding IlvD/Edd family dehydratase (COG:E;~EggNog:ENOG410PIS1;~InterPro:IPR020558,IPR000581,IPR037237,IPR042096;~PFAM:PF00920;~go_function: GO:0003824 - catalytic activity [Evidence IEA]), with amino-acid sequence MSCQSQASCEGCSCSGSGSKGVVNIEDCETELLALRKKTIELEKTLASMKSSSGSTPKAGRKLRSTKWFQCEGDPGMMALYIERYLNYGVTREELMSGKPIIGIAQTGSDLAPCNRHHLELAKRVREGIRTAGGIAFEFPTHPIQETSRRPTACIDRNLSYLGLVEILHGYFLDGVVLLTGCDKTTPACLMAAATVNIPAICLNVGPMLNGYVKDELAGSGMVVWKGREMHAAGQITTEEFVDYISRGAPSAGHCNTMGTASTMNALAEALGMALPGSAAIPAPYRERAQCAYETGLQIVEMVHSDRKPSDIMTREAFENVIAANTAIGGSTNAPIHINAIAKHIGVDLSLDDWDRIGFHIPLLLNMQPAGELLGEEYYRAGGLPAIMAELLDAGKLNADAVTCNGHTVAQNVRGKHSWNRRMIRAYDDPLLKDAGFLHLTGTLFDSAIMKTCVISEPFRQKFLENPADPNAFEGSVVVFDGPEDYHRRLEDPSTPITDTSILVMRGAGPLGYPGAAEVVNMHPPGRLLREGVKSLPCIGDGRQSGTSGSPSILNASPEAAAGGNLAVLRDGDRLRVDLNQRRVDILVSADELKKRKQELEASGGYNMPESQTPWQELFRKETSQLNEGMVLREAVKYQRLAQRYPEPRHNH; translated from the exons ATGTCGTGCCAGTCACAGGCTTCATGCGAGGGCTGCTCTTGCAGCGGCAGTGGCAGCAAAGGAGTGGTTAATATTGAAGATTGTGAAACCGAGCTGCTCGCCCTCCGGAAGAAAACCATAGAACTTGAAAAGACTCTTGCATCCATGAAGAGTTCGTCAGGCAGCACACCGAAAGCCGGACGCAAGCTGCGGTCCACCAAGTGGTTTCAGTGCGAAGGCGACCCAGGAATGATGGCCTTGTACATTGAAAGATACCTCAACTATGGTGTTACTCGGGAGGAACTGATGTCTGGCAAGCCTATTATCGGAATAGCTCAAACCGGATCCGATCTGGCACCGTGCAACCGTCATCACCTGGAGCTTGCCAAAAGGGTCCGAGAGGGTATTAGAACTGCTGGCGGAATCGCCTTCGAGTTCCCCACTCACCCCATTCAAGAGACTAGCCGACGGCCCACCGCTTGTATCGATCGGAACCTTTCTTATCTTGGCCTCGTTGAGATCCTTCATGGCTATTTTCTGGACGGGGTAGTCCTCCTCACCGGGTGCGACAAGACCACCCCGGCATGCCTGATGGCTGCTGCCACAGTC AACATCCCTGCTATATGTCTCAACGTCGGTCCCATGCTTAATGGTTATGTGAAGGATGAACTGGCTGGTTCGGGAATGGTGGTCTGGAAAGGCAGAGAGATGCATGCTGCAGGACAGATCACCACGGAGGAATTTGTAGATTACATCTCCCGCGG TGCACCGTCAGCAGGACATTGCAACACGATGGGTACGGCATCTACTATGAATGCGCTTGCAGAAGCCCTTGGCATGGCCCTGCCTGGGTCAGCTGCCATTCCAGCTCCCTACCGTGAACGAGCTCAATGTGCCTATGAGACCGGATTACAGATCGTAGAGATGGTGCACTCTGATCGCAAGCCAAGTGACATCATGACCAGAGAAGCTTTCGAGAATGTCATTGCTGCCAACACCGCGATTGGAGGTAGTACGAATGCTCCCATTCATATCAATGCCATCGCGAAGCATATTGGTGTGGATCTCTCGCTAGATGACTGGGACCGCATCGGGTTCCACATCCCGCTCTTGCTAAATATGCAGCCGGCGGGGGAGCTGCTAGGGGAGGAGTATTACCGAGCCGGAGGGTTGCCGGCTATTATGGCGGAGCTGCTGGATGCGGGCAAGTTGAATGCAGATGCTGTGACGTGCAATGGCCACACTGTAGCACAAAACGTCCGTGGGAAACATAGCTGGAATCGGCGGATGATCAGAGCTTATGACGATCCTCTTCTCAAGGATGCTGGCTTCCTTCACTTGACCGGCACCCTGTTTGACTCGGCCATCATGAAAACATGCGTCATCTCTGAGCCGTTCAGGCAAAAATTCTTAGAGAATCCCGCAGATCCAAATGCATTCGAGGGGTCTGTGGTAGTTTTTGATGGACCGGAGGATTACCATCGTCGGTTAGAggacccctccacccccatcactGACACAAGTATCCTGGTGATGCGCGGGGCTGGTCCACTGGGCTATCCCGGTGCAGCTGAGGTGGTCAACATGCACCCTCCGGGAAGGCTGCTGCGAGAGGGGGTCAAGTCGCTTCCATGCATTGGTGATGGACGGCAGTCGGGAACTTCAGGATCTCCATCTATCTTGAACGCTAGTCCTGAGGCAGCAGCGGGTGGTAACCTTGCAGTCCTTCGGGATGGAGACCGGCTCCGAGTGGACCTTAACCAGCGGCGGGTAGACATCCTTGTCTCTGCAGACGAATTAAAGAAGCGAAAGCAGGAGCTCGAAGCAAGTGGGGGGTACAATATGCCGGAAAGCCAGACCCCATGGCAGGAGTTATTCCGCAAGGAAACGTCCCAGCTGAACGAAGGAATGGTTCTCCGAGAGGCAGTCAAATACCAACGGCTGGCGCAGCGATACCCGGAGCCCAGGCACAATCACTGA